The following are encoded in a window of Onthophagus taurus isolate NC chromosome 3, IU_Otau_3.0, whole genome shotgun sequence genomic DNA:
- the LOC111416691 gene encoding odorant receptor 85c-like yields the protein MGLLILSANIQILRHRHGLHEMIRILSDFKQSGKGISQKLKLTEKNMKTILKIVYYGGFLVAYFMAYCIILGENCAKFRNAKHCLLFEYYMPFDLKSWQLTLIMLVQIHTLRIGITVSFLIILLYWYSFELLVIRIQNLYGNIHDIHLTKNKKKNSKLLIPSIKFHQNITFSMFKFTKDFFASFLVPAKVCTMCSLTISTTQLALRQDLISLSMLLMTLLGSYVNYTIGQRLTISADSIAEAVYNLNWCDADVSTRRDLVTFLCMTQKPLALEVPFFGEVSYLEAANEYKKTYAFYNWMSTMTRKS from the exons ATGGGACTACTAATTCTATCTGCTAACATTCAAATATTGCGACATCGACATGGTTTACACGAAATGATTCGTATATTGAGTGATTTTAAGCAGTCTGGAAAAGGTATTtcacaaaaacttaaactcactgagaaaaatatgaaaactatattgaaaatcgtttattacGGTGGATTTCTTGTTGCGTATTTTATGGCATACTGTATTATCTTGGGTGAGAATTGTGCTAAATTTAGGAATGCtaaacattgtttattatttgaatattATATGCCATTTGATTTGAAATCCTGGCAGTTAACATTAATAATGTTAGTTCAAATACACACTCTACGTATTGGAATCACTGTATCATTTCTTATTATTCTATTGTATTGGTATTCGTTTGAATTACTAGTGATACGAATACAAAACCTCTACGGGAATATTCATGACATACATTTGaccaaaaacaagaaaaagaactcAAAACTCTTGATACCAAGTATTAagtttcatcaaaatattacATTCAG TATGTTTAAATTCACCAAGGATTTCTTTGCCAGCTTTCTTGTACCTGCAAAAGTTTGCACCATGTGTTCTTTAACTATATCAACTACTCAACTTGCCCTG AGACAGGATTTAATAAGTTTGTCCATGCTTTTAATGACATTGTTAGGCTCGTATGTAAATTATACAATTGGACAAAGATTAACTATATCG GCTGACAGTATTGCGGAAGCTGTATATAACTTGAACTGGTGCGATGCTGATGTATCAACGCGACGAGATCTTGTGACTTTTCTGTGCATGACCCAAAAACCACTGGCTTTGGAAGTCCCTTTCTTCGGTGAAGtttcatatttagaagcagcAAAC GAATACAAGAAGACTTACGCTTTCTATAATTGGATGTCAACAATGACGAGGAAAAGTTAA